Proteins from a genomic interval of Choristoneura fumiferana chromosome 12, NRCan_CFum_1, whole genome shotgun sequence:
- the LOC141433186 gene encoding zinc finger matrin-type protein 2-like — MSTRPEDHRRKWDKDEFEKIAAERLKAELEEDERSKKKAPPVKRELLKQREYKVDLDSKLGKSVVITKNTPTSQSGGYYCNVCDCVVKDSINFLDHINGKKHQRNLGMSMKIERSSLDQVKARFATNKRKLEERIREYELDSRLREAAEEEARVKELRRERRRDKKRKLQETEEPEDAPAQSELAQIMGFSGFGGTKK; from the exons ATGAGTACAAGGCCTGAAGACCACCGTAGAAAATGGGATAAAGATGAGTTTGAAAAGATCGCAGCAGAGAGATTGAAGGCAGAACTAGAAGAAGATGAGCGCTCAAAGAAGAAAG CCCCACCTGTGAAGCGAGAGTTGCTGAAGCAGAGGGAATATAAAGTAGATTTAGACTCCAAGTTAGGCAAGAGTGTGGTCATCACCAAGAACACCCCCACCTCACAGTCTGGGGGTTACTATTGCAATGTGTGCGACTGTGTTGTCAAGGACTCCATCAACTTTCTTGACCACATCAATGGCAAGAAGCATCAAAGAAATCTTGGCATGTCCATGAAGATTGAGAGAAGTTCTTTGGATCAG GTTAAAGCAAGATTCGCAACCAACAAACGCAAGTTAGAGGAAAGAATCCGGGAGTATGAACTGGACAGTCGGCTACGGGAAGCGGCTGAGGAGGAGGCGCGTGTCAAGGAGCTCCGCCGCGAGCGTCGCCGCGACAAGAAGCGCAAGCTCCAGGAGACCGAGGAGCCCGAGGACGCTCCGGCGCAGTCCGAACTCGCGCAAATCATGGGCTTCTCCGGCTTTGGGGGAACTAAAAAATAA
- the LOC141433187 gene encoding uncharacterized protein, protein MRSIHLHLASVVVLLAICFTIFTSGYQIAVRDALYQNDVQQLESLVREKRQMETFEDNEFSAPQQAPEESGFWDRVISVALKLFSKFVEWLNT, encoded by the exons ATGAGATCCATCCATCTGCACCTCGCGTCGGTCGTAGTTTTACTTGCAATATGTTTTACTATATTTACCAGTGGATATCAA ATTGCCGTTCGTGACGCGTTATATCAGA ATGATGTGCAACAGTTAGAATCATTGGTCCGTGAAAAACGTCAAATGGAAACGTTTGAGGACAATGAGTTCAGCGCGCCGCAACAAGCTCCAGAAGAGTCCGGCTTTTGGGACAGAGTCATAAGCGTAGCACTTAAACTGTTCAGCAAATTTGTGGAATGGTTAAACACATAG